CGCAGATTGAGACGTCTCGATGGGGATTGTCGAGGCTTGGGAAGGGTGCGGGTGCGGGGCCGGGCAGTGGGGGCGAGGCGACTCGAGCTGGCTAGCCCGTCACCGGGAGTTCCCGCGCCCGGTCCCACGGCTCGGCCCAGCCGAGCTCGGTGAAGAGGGTCGAGAGCAGGATCCCGGTGAAGCCCCACACAACGTGGCCGCGGACGAGAAACGCGTCCGAGCGAAAGACTCGCTCGCCGTAGCGCAGCACTGCGGTGCCGCGGTTCGCGGGGTCGAGCAGCTCGGCGACCGGGGCCCGGAATACCTCGACGGCCTCGGTGTGGTCGACGACCGCGACCGAGCTGGGCCGCGACCACCAGCCAATCACCGGGGTGACGAGGTTGTTGCTCACGACGATGGGTATTTCGGGCAGGGTGCCGAGCACGGTGACGCCGCTCGGGTCGAGGCCGGTCTCCTCGGCGGCCTCGCGCAGCGCGGTGCCGGCCGAGTCCGCGTCGCCAGGTTCGACCCCGCCGCCGGGGAATGAGATCTGCCCCGGGTGGTGGCGCATGGTGTCGGCGCGCCGGGTGAGCAGTACGTCCAGCTCGCGCGGCACGCTACTGGCAGCCGTGTTCGCGGCCACTTGATCGAGGGCGCCGAACAGGATCAACACCGCCGAGCTGCGCACGCCCCGGTCGCCCGGGGCCCCTTGGGGTGGGACGGCGAAGTGGACGCCGCGGTCGAGCAGCGCCTCGAGCTCAGCTCGCGCATCTGCCACGGAACGCACCATGGCCTCAGCCTACGCCGCGCGGGCGTCCGGCGGCGAGAGGCGGCAGGATCCTGCCTAGCCTCCGAGGACCTCGTTGATTCCCTCGGGGGTGCGCTGCGAGCGAGCCCAGGGGTCGCGATCGCGGCGCTCGACCCGGCGCACGCGCTGGGACTCTTCGGCGCGCACCTCTGCGAGCACGGCAATGACCGCCGCTCGCTCCTCGTCACTGGTGCCGCGGGTCACGAAGGTGATGCCGTCGCCCGTGAGCGCGTCGTCGGTCACGCCCATGGTGCCGCGCAGGGCGGCGTCGCGGGCGGCCGCGTCGGGGGCGAGCCCCGCCTCGTTGCTGTCGCTCATGTCAGTCCGTCCCGCCTAGAGCGGGATGTTCCCGTGCTTCTTGGCGGGCTGCTCGGTGCGCTTGCCGCGGAGGCCGCGGAGCGCCTTGATGACGGCGAGGCGGCTGCCGGCGGGCTCGAGGACGTTGTCCAGCTCGCCGCGCTCGGCCGCGAGGAACGGGCTGGCGACGTTGTAGGTGTACGCCTCCGAGAGCTCCTTGCGCAGCGCGTCGACGTCGCGCCCCTCGGCGGCGGCCTGGGCCAGCTCCTTGCGGTACAGGATGTTGACGGCGCCCTGGCCGCCCATCACGGCGATCTCGGCGGTCGGCCACGCGATGTTGATGTCGGCGCCGATCTGCTTCGAGCCCATCACGATGTACGCCCCGCCGTACGCCTTGCGCGTGATAATCGTCACGAGCGGCACGGTCGCCTCGGCATAGGCATAAAGCAGCTTCGCACCGCGGCGGATGACGCCCGACCACTCCTGGTCGGTGCCGGGCAGGTAGCCGGGAACGTCGACGAGGGTGAGGATCGGGATCGAGAAGGCGTCGCACAGGCGCACGAAGCGCGCGGCCTTCTCGCCGGCGTCGATGTTCAGCGTGCCGGCCATCTGGTTCGGCTGGTTCGCGATGATGCCGACGCTGCGGCCCTCGACGCGGCCAAAGCCGATCAGAATGTTCGGTGCGAACAAGGGCTGCACCTCGAGGAACTCGCCCGAGTCAAGGATCGCCTCAATGACGATCTTCATGTCGTAGGGCTGGTTCGGGCTGTCGGGGATGACCGTGTTCAGCTTGCGGTCGGCGTCGGTGATCTCGAGCGCGGTGTCGCTGTCGTAGATCGGGGCCTCGGCCATGTTGTTGTCGGGAAGGTAGCTGATGAGCGCGCGCGCATAGTCGAGCGCGTCGTGCTCATCGCTCGCGAGGAAGTGCGAGACGCCGCTGATCTTGTTGTGCGTCAGCGCGCCGCCGAGCTCTTCGAAGCCGACCTCTTCGCCCGTGACCGTCTTGATGACGTCGGGGCCGGTCACGAACATGTGGCTGGTCTTGTCGACCATGATCACGAAGTCGGTGAGCGCGGGGGAGTACACGGCGCCGCCGGCGGCCGGGCCCATCACGATGGAGATCTGCGGGATGACGCCCGAGCACATAGTGTTCAGGCGGAAGATCTCGGCGTACTTGCCGAGGGCGACCACGCCCTCCTGGATGCGGGCGCCGCCCGAGTCGAGAATGCCCAGGATTGGGGCGCCCGTCTTCAGTGCGAAGTTCATCGCCTTGATGATCTTTTCGCCGGCGACCTCGCCGAGCGAGCCACCGAAGGTGGTGAAGTCCTGCGAGTACACGACCACGTTGCGGCCGTGAATCGTGCCGGCGCCCGTGACGACCGCGTCACCGAAGGGGCGGTTGCTGTCCATGCCGAAGGCGTGGGTGCGGTGCTTCACGTACTTGTCGAACTCGACGAACGAGCCCGGGTCGAGCAGCTCGTTGATGCGCTCGCGTGCGGTCATCTTGCCGCGCGGGTGCTGCTTGGCAGCAGCCTGGGCGTCGCGGTCTCCGACGGCCTCCTGGTACTTGCGACGGTGGTCGGCGATGCGCGCGGCCGTCGTCGTCAGGGGCTCGGCGGTCGCGTTCTCGGGGGTAGCGTCAGGGGCAGTCACGTCAGTCAGCCTACCGCGCAGTACATGCGCAACTCAGGAGATGTCCTCCAAGGGAATCCGGAAAGTGTTCGAGGGTTTCGCCAACTCGTACACTGCGGGTATGGAACTCCCTCGCTCACGCGCCGCCCTGCCCGAGGTCATTTGGCTCGAAGAGGCCCCCTCGACCAACCAGTCGCTGCGCGAGCTTCGGGCGGCGCGGCCCGATGCGCCACACGGCACCGCGATCGCCACCGCCACGCAGACCGCTGGGCGCGGGCGCCTGGGGCGCGAGTGGGACACCCCAAGCGGCGCCGCGCTTGCCGTGTCGTTTCTCATCCGAAACGTTTCGATTGAGGGGGGCGCGGGCGCGCTGGGGGTCGGCTGGCTTCCGCTGCTCGCCGGCTCGGCCGTGGCCGCGGCGGTGCGGGCGGAACTCCCGGGCGCGCGCGTCGCGGTGAAGTGGCCGAACGACGTGCACGTGTTCGATCTCGGGCAGGATCCCGCCGAGCGTGGCGGAATCGGACGAAAGATTTGCGGGATCCTGTGCGAGCTGCTGCCCGGATTCATCGATGGCACGGGTGATGCGATCGTGGGTGCCGGGGTGAACCTGCTGATTCCGCGGGACGCGCTGCCCACCGAGCGGGCGACGTCGCTTGCGGCCGAGGGCGCGCCCGGGGCCGTGGCCGCCACCGTGGATGACCCGGCGGGCGCCGAGCTGTTCGACCGGGTGCTCGCGACGGCGGGCACGGAGCTGCTGCGGCTCGCCCGCCTGGCGCAGACCGACGCCGATGCGGCGCGTGCCCGGGTAATCGCCGACTCGGCAACCCTCGGGGCGCACGTGCGAGCGCATCTCCCTGGTGGCGAGGTCGTCCAGGGGCTCGCTCGCGCGCTCGCGGCGGACGGATCGCTGATTGTGGAGCGCGAAGGGCGGGAGCCCCTCACCGTTTCCGCCGGCGACGTCGAGCACCTGCGGTAGCCCCGGGGCAACCGCCGCGCTCGATCGCGCTCTCTGAGCTGAAGTTCACGGCGCGCGCGGAGGCTCAACCTCGGCGCGTCCGACACAATAGAAGGCATGTCGAACCGTGAGGAGCGCGCCGCATTGCGGGTCGCCGAAGTGGAGGCCTCGCTGGGCCCCGCAACGGCCGCCCACCTGCGCCCCGAGGTCGTCGTGCTGCGGGTGCGACGTCACGCGCGTCACCTCGCGTGGGTCGCCCTCGCGCTCGTCGTGATCGCCGCCGCCGCCGGAGTGTTCATCGGCCGCTTCGACGAACCCTGGCAGAACCTCCTGGCGGTACTCGGCGCGGGTCTCGCGCTCTTGCTCTTCGTGGTCCTCCCATTTCTCGCCTGGCTCGCACAGACGGACACCATCACGTCGCGGCGAGTGATCGTGCGCTCGGGGTTCTTCGTGCGCCACCGCCAGGAAGTGTCACTGGGGCGCATCCGCGAGGTGCGCTCGCGCCGCACGCTCGGCCAGCGCATGTGGGCCGCGGGCGACGTCGAGCTGCTCGTAGGCGCCGAGGCACCCCTCGTGCTGCGCGATGTGCCGCAGGTCGAGCGCATGGTCGACGCTCTGCATGAGCTCATTGAGCGCAGCTATGCGCTCGACCGCCTCGCCCCGAACGCGACTTCCGCCCTGGGTGTCCACGGGATGCCCGGCGAGACCGGCGACACCGCGCGAATTTAGCGCGTACGAGCTCGCGTACCTCTCACCGCCCGCCGTGCCGCGGCGGCGCTCTGGCGTGCCCAGGCAGTGCCTTGCGATTTCCCTCGATCCGATTTAAACTGACTGGTCAGTACAAATCAGGAGTTCCCGGTGACCCCGGGGAGAGGACCAATCGTGACCATCATCCGAACCGACGAGCTGCGTCTCGCCACCCGACGCGGGCCCGTCTTTGGACCTGTGAGCTTCGTGAGCGACACCCCGCTCACGGTCATCGCGGGCGCCCCGGGCAGCGGTCGCACCCCGCTGCTGCTCACTCTTGCCGGACGGATGCGCCCAAGCGGAGGCTCCGTCAGCGTGCTCGGCGACGAGCTGCCGCACGACCTCCGCGCGCTCCAGCGCCGCGCCGCGATCGCGGGCTTCCACGAGATCGATGATCTCGAAGACACGGTGACGCTCGCCCAGACCATCGCCGAGCGTCGTGCCTGGCTGGCCCCCTGGTGGGCGCCGAAGCGTCGCGCCAGTGAGGACGACGTGCGCGCCGCGCTCGCGCCGGTCTTCGCCCCGGCGGCAGGATCCGCGCCGACCGGCGGAACTCTCGTCCGCGACCTCGACGAGCTCAGCCGGGCGCGCCTGCAGCTCGCCCTCGCGCTCCTCGCGGAGCCCGAACTGCTCGTCTATGACGGCGCCGACCGTCTGCAGTCCGAGGCGGACCGCGCCGCGATCTGGGCGACGCTCGCTCGCATCGCCGCGACCGGCGTTCGGGTGATCGCTTCCGGCACCGAAAGCGCCGCCCGCACCGCGCGGGCCGAGGCAGCTGCCGCGAACGTGCCCTGTACCGTGGCCTGGCTCACCCCGGCCGAGGCCGCGACCTCCCCGGTGTCGACCCTGACCGCAGAGCAGGTGAGCGCGCGATGATGTCGATGTTCTCCCCGGGCACCGAGCTCAAGCGCTTCCGTCACGGGGTGCTGCCAAAGGTCGCCGTCGCCGTGTTGCTCTTCATTCCGCTGATCTATGGCGCGCTCTACCTCTGGGCATTCTGGAACCCGACGGGCGAGATGACCAACCTGCCCGTCGCCCTGGTGAACGAGGACCGGGGCGCCACACGCGACGGCGAGGCTCTCGATCTCGGCGACGATGTGGTGGCAGAGCTCGTCGACTCTGCCGACCTCGGGTGGGTCGAGACCGACGCGGCCGATGCCGCGCGCGGCGTCGCGGACGGCAGCTACTACTTCTCGGTCACCTTGCCCGCGAACTTCTCGAAGGATGCGATCTCGGTCGGAACCGACGGGCCGCGCCAGGCGAGCATCGACGTCGAGTACAACGACGCCAACGGCTTTCTCGCGACCACGATGGGCAAGCAGGGCATGACCCAGCTCCGCGACGCCGTCGCCGAACAGGTGAGCGCGCAGACCGCCGACGCGATGCTCGTCGGCTTGAACGAGGCGGGCGACGGGATCCGTCAGGCCGCCGATGGCGCGGGCACCCTCGCCGACGGGCTCCAGACCGCATCCGACGGAGTGGGCACGCTCGCCGCGTCGCTCGGCACACTGAGTTCGGGCGCGAGCCAGGTGGCCGACGGCGTCGGCACGCTGCGCACGAAGTACGGCGCCGCGGTCGCGGGATCCGGCCAGGTAGCAGACGGTGCGACGCAACTCGCCGACGGAATGCGTGCGGCAGCGAGCGGCGCGAGCACGCTCAACACCGGCCTCGTCGATCTCGCGGCCGGGGCTGCCCAGGTCGAGACGGGCGTGCGCGAGGTCACTGGCCTTGCCGGCACACTGGTAGAACAGGCGCCGACCCTCGCGAACGGCACTGCCGGTCTCGCGGCGGGTTCGTCGCAGCTCGCCGACGGCGCCGGGTCGGTCGCGGCCGGGGCGAGCGGGGTCGAGGCCGGCTTCGCCGACCTCGCCGCGCAGATCGCGGCGGCACCGGCTGGCACCCCGGCGAGCGATTTCTTGCCGGCGCTGCAGGGGCTTAGTGCCGGCGCGCACAGTGTCTCGACCGGAGCGGGCAGCCTGTCCGCATCGAGCGTGACCCTGCGCGACAACATCGCCACGTTGAACTCGAGCGTCCAGGCGCTCGTGGGGCAGCTGGCGAGTGCCGACCCCACGAAGCTTGCGCAGCTGAACGACGGTGCACACGCGGTCGCGGACGGCGTGGCGAAGGCGCGCGACGGTTCGGCAACCCTTGCCTCGAGCCTCGGCGCGGGTTCGGGCGGCGCGGCGACCCTCGCAAACGGAGCCGGCACCCTCGCCGGATCGCTCGCGGCGGGGAGCCCCGACATCACCCGGCTCGACACGGGCGCCACGGCTGTGGCAGACGGCGCCGGGAAGATCCTGACGGGGGCGGGCACCCTCGGCGACGGGGCCACGCGCCTCGCGACCGGCGCGGACCAGCTGCACACCAGCCTGGCCGAGGGCGGGGAGCGGATCCCCAGCCTGACGCAGACGGAGATCGCGGGCCGCGCAGACATCGCTGCGGCGCCGATCGCGCTTGAAGAGGCGAACGCGGCCGAGGCTGGGGGATTCGGCGAGGGCTTCGCGCCCTTTTTCATTGCCCTGGCGACCTTCGTCGGTGCGCTGATCACCTGGCTGATCCTGCGTCCGCTGCCGCAGCGCGCGCTCGCCGCAGGTGCGAGCGGACTGCGCGCGGTGCTGACCGGCTTCGTGCCCGCGGTGGTCATCGGCGTCGGCCAGGTCGTCATCATGATGCTGGTGCTCGTCTACGGCATCGGCCTCGAACCCACGCACTGGGTGGGCACGACGCTGTTCATGCTGCTGGTGACCCTGGCCTTCATGGCGCTGCAGCAGATGTTCATCGTGCTGTTCGGGTCGGCGGCCGGCCGCGTGATCAGCCTCGTGCTCCTCATGCTGCAGCTGAGTTCGTCGGGCGGCACCTACCCCGTCGAGACGACGCCCGGATTCTTCCAGGCGCTGCACCCATTCATGCCGGCGAGCTGGGTCGTCGACGGGCTGCGCCAGCTCATCACCGGCGGCATCGACGGCCGGCTCCTCGGTTCGATCCTGGTCATGGCCGGGATCCTGATCGGCTCGCTCGCGGTGAGCTCGTGGAGCGCGGCGCGGCAGCGGGTGTGGAGCATGAAGCGGCTCTACCCCGAGCTCGTGATCTAGCGGGCCGGGCGGGCTGGCAGGACCCGGTGATCTAGCCTGGGATGGTGGAAGCTCAGCTTCCCCATCCCAGGCGAGCGAAAGGCAGAACCTCATGGCGGAACCCGCACCCACTCGCCGCACCTCGCCGACGAAGCGCGCGATTCTCGACGCGGCGCTCGAGCTGGCGTCGGCGCGAGGCATCACGGGGACGTCGATGGACGACGTGGCGCAGCTGGCGGGGGTCGCCAAAGGCAGTCTGTACTACAACTTCTCCTCGAAGGACCGTCTCTTCGAGGTGCTGCTCGAGGAAGGCATCGTGGCGGTCGCCGCGCGCCTGTCCGAGCGATCGGCCGGGCTCTCGGGACAGGAGGCGCTTCGCGCGCTCGTCGCCGGCGTGATCACCCTCACGCAAGAGAATACGGAGTTCGCGAAGCTGATGGCGGCCGAGCTTTTCCGCATGGACCGCAGCTGGCAGCAGTCGTTTGCGGCGCTGCGCCACGAGGTGCTCGGGCTGTTCGCGACGGCACTCGATGCTGCGGCTGTTGAGAACGGGGCAGGATCCGCGTCGACGCCGCGCCCGGCGAGGCTGATCGGCGCGGCGGGCGTGTTTGGCGCCTCGCTGCTCGCGGGCCTCGAGTGGCTCGTGTTTGAGCCTGACCTGCCCCGCGAAACGGTCGTCGAGGCCGTGCTCGCGCAGCTGTCGCTGAGCGGCGAGCGGTAGCTAGCTGGTTCGTTTGATGAGCGTGTCGATCATCTGGCCCGCGAGTCCGACGAGATGTGCGATCTCGTTCTCGTCGCGGTCGACCCAGCGGCATTCGGGGTCACCGACGGGCACGAAGTTCTCGTGTCGTTCCCACACCACGAGGGTGCGTTCCGCGCCGAGCACATACTGCTGCCACCACACCTGGCGCAGGTAGTTGCGGGGGATCGAACGCCACACCTTATTCGTCGTCTTGATCTCGGCCAGCTCGAGCACGCCGTCCGCGCGTTCGCCAATGCCGTCGGGCGTCGCGAGGTGTCGGATGTCGCCGGGGGCGTGGAAAAGTGCCGAGCTCGACTCGATGCGGTACCCGTCGCGCACCCAGGCGGCAATCTCGGGCTCCCGGGCCTTGCCGTGGTCGGTAAACGCGTTTCCGCTAAAGCCCGTCCCGTGCAGCTTCGCCCAAGCGGCGCTGTCGATGGACTTGGGCGTCGAAAGCTTCGCAACATCCGTCGCGGTAATGCCACGCGCCCGGGCTCGCATCCATGCGACACGGTCTGTTCCGTCTGTGACGAGACGCCGTCGGTAGGCGAAATCAGGCTGAGTCGGCGGAGTGGACATGGGTTCCATTCTCCCACCTACGAAGCAGTCGGAAACCTTCGAGCGGATTCATAGCCTTTAGCCGGACAATGAGGCTCATGTTGGGGAGCACAT
This genomic stretch from Leucobacter sp. CX169 harbors:
- a CDS encoding CoA pyrophosphatase; this translates as MVRSVADARAELEALLDRGVHFAVPPQGAPGDRGVRSSAVLILFGALDQVAANTAASSVPRELDVLLTRRADTMRHHPGQISFPGGGVEPGDADSAGTALREAAEETGLDPSGVTVLGTLPEIPIVVSNNLVTPVIGWWSRPSSVAVVDHTEAVEVFRAPVAELLDPANRGTAVLRYGERVFRSDAFLVRGHVVWGFTGILLSTLFTELGWAEPWDRARELPVTG
- a CDS encoding acyl-CoA carboxylase subunit beta, which encodes MTDVTAPDATPENATAEPLTTTAARIADHRRKYQEAVGDRDAQAAAKQHPRGKMTARERINELLDPGSFVEFDKYVKHRTHAFGMDSNRPFGDAVVTGAGTIHGRNVVVYSQDFTTFGGSLGEVAGEKIIKAMNFALKTGAPILGILDSGGARIQEGVVALGKYAEIFRLNTMCSGVIPQISIVMGPAAGGAVYSPALTDFVIMVDKTSHMFVTGPDVIKTVTGEEVGFEELGGALTHNKISGVSHFLASDEHDALDYARALISYLPDNNMAEAPIYDSDTALEITDADRKLNTVIPDSPNQPYDMKIVIEAILDSGEFLEVQPLFAPNILIGFGRVEGRSVGIIANQPNQMAGTLNIDAGEKAARFVRLCDAFSIPILTLVDVPGYLPGTDQEWSGVIRRGAKLLYAYAEATVPLVTIITRKAYGGAYIVMGSKQIGADINIAWPTAEIAVMGGQGAVNILYRKELAQAAAEGRDVDALRKELSEAYTYNVASPFLAAERGELDNVLEPAGSRLAVIKALRGLRGKRTEQPAKKHGNIPL
- a CDS encoding biotin--[acetyl-CoA-carboxylase] ligase encodes the protein MELPRSRAALPEVIWLEEAPSTNQSLRELRAARPDAPHGTAIATATQTAGRGRLGREWDTPSGAALAVSFLIRNVSIEGGAGALGVGWLPLLAGSAVAAAVRAELPGARVAVKWPNDVHVFDLGQDPAERGGIGRKICGILCELLPGFIDGTGDAIVGAGVNLLIPRDALPTERATSLAAEGAPGAVAATVDDPAGAELFDRVLATAGTELLRLARLAQTDADAARARVIADSATLGAHVRAHLPGGEVVQGLARALAADGSLIVEREGREPLTVSAGDVEHLR
- a CDS encoding PH domain-containing protein yields the protein MSNREERAALRVAEVEASLGPATAAHLRPEVVVLRVRRHARHLAWVALALVVIAAAAGVFIGRFDEPWQNLLAVLGAGLALLLFVVLPFLAWLAQTDTITSRRVIVRSGFFVRHRQEVSLGRIREVRSRRTLGQRMWAAGDVELLVGAEAPLVLRDVPQVERMVDALHELIERSYALDRLAPNATSALGVHGMPGETGDTARI
- a CDS encoding ATP-binding cassette domain-containing protein, producing MTIIRTDELRLATRRGPVFGPVSFVSDTPLTVIAGAPGSGRTPLLLTLAGRMRPSGGSVSVLGDELPHDLRALQRRAAIAGFHEIDDLEDTVTLAQTIAERRAWLAPWWAPKRRASEDDVRAALAPVFAPAAGSAPTGGTLVRDLDELSRARLQLALALLAEPELLVYDGADRLQSEADRAAIWATLARIAATGVRVIASGTESAARTARAEAAAANVPCTVAWLTPAEAATSPVSTLTAEQVSAR
- a CDS encoding YhgE/Pip domain-containing protein — its product is MMSMFSPGTELKRFRHGVLPKVAVAVLLFIPLIYGALYLWAFWNPTGEMTNLPVALVNEDRGATRDGEALDLGDDVVAELVDSADLGWVETDAADAARGVADGSYYFSVTLPANFSKDAISVGTDGPRQASIDVEYNDANGFLATTMGKQGMTQLRDAVAEQVSAQTADAMLVGLNEAGDGIRQAADGAGTLADGLQTASDGVGTLAASLGTLSSGASQVADGVGTLRTKYGAAVAGSGQVADGATQLADGMRAAASGASTLNTGLVDLAAGAAQVETGVREVTGLAGTLVEQAPTLANGTAGLAAGSSQLADGAGSVAAGASGVEAGFADLAAQIAAAPAGTPASDFLPALQGLSAGAHSVSTGAGSLSASSVTLRDNIATLNSSVQALVGQLASADPTKLAQLNDGAHAVADGVAKARDGSATLASSLGAGSGGAATLANGAGTLAGSLAAGSPDITRLDTGATAVADGAGKILTGAGTLGDGATRLATGADQLHTSLAEGGERIPSLTQTEIAGRADIAAAPIALEEANAAEAGGFGEGFAPFFIALATFVGALITWLILRPLPQRALAAGASGLRAVLTGFVPAVVIGVGQVVIMMLVLVYGIGLEPTHWVGTTLFMLLVTLAFMALQQMFIVLFGSAAGRVISLVLLMLQLSSSGGTYPVETTPGFFQALHPFMPASWVVDGLRQLITGGIDGRLLGSILVMAGILIGSLAVSSWSAARQRVWSMKRLYPELVI
- a CDS encoding TetR/AcrR family transcriptional regulator, producing the protein MAEPAPTRRTSPTKRAILDAALELASARGITGTSMDDVAQLAGVAKGSLYYNFSSKDRLFEVLLEEGIVAVAARLSERSAGLSGQEALRALVAGVITLTQENTEFAKLMAAELFRMDRSWQQSFAALRHEVLGLFATALDAAAVENGAGSASTPRPARLIGAAGVFGASLLAGLEWLVFEPDLPRETVVEAVLAQLSLSGER
- a CDS encoding YqaJ viral recombinase family protein encodes the protein MSTPPTQPDFAYRRRLVTDGTDRVAWMRARARGITATDVAKLSTPKSIDSAAWAKLHGTGFSGNAFTDHGKAREPEIAAWVRDGYRIESSSALFHAPGDIRHLATPDGIGERADGVLELAEIKTTNKVWRSIPRNYLRQVWWQQYVLGAERTLVVWERHENFVPVGDPECRWVDRDENEIAHLVGLAGQMIDTLIKRTS